Proteins found in one Chlamydia pneumoniae TW-183 genomic segment:
- a CDS encoding Asp23/Gls24 family envelope stress response protein — translation MEKQNLKLDVKEIEFPETVFSRDIETRVIQVIILHCLAKINGVSLLGGNLIDALFGRDIERMKGIYVEQDSKNHLVKVRVEVNVDYGVSIPEKTEEIQGCIVSEISEYTGLHVAAVHVIIKGLTQPKDRIDEEIEEEVSVQDLPSPEDFLLENSEG, via the coding sequence ATGGAAAAACAAAATTTAAAATTAGATGTCAAAGAGATTGAGTTTCCTGAAACGGTATTCAGCCGTGATATCGAAACTCGTGTTATCCAAGTAATTATTTTGCATTGTTTAGCAAAAATTAACGGTGTTTCCCTCCTCGGAGGAAATCTAATAGACGCTCTGTTCGGTAGAGATATCGAAAGAATGAAGGGGATCTATGTAGAACAGGATTCAAAAAATCATCTGGTCAAAGTTCGTGTCGAAGTGAACGTAGATTACGGTGTTTCTATACCAGAGAAAACAGAAGAAATCCAGGGATGCATTGTTTCAGAAATTTCAGAATATACAGGACTTCATGTGGCCGCTGTCCACGTGATCATTAAAGGGTTGACACAACCAAAAGATCGTATTGATGAAGAAATTGAAGAGGAAGTCTCTGTTCAAGATCTTCCTTCACCTGAAGACTTCTTACTTGAGAATTCTGAAGGGTAG
- the uvrC gene encoding excinuclease ABC subunit UvrC: MRIEDFSLKLIPSSPGVYLMKDVHDQVLYIGKAKNLKNRLASYFHEKGDSRERIPFLMKKTASIETIVVSNETEALLLENNLIKQHHPKYNVLLKDDKTFFCLAISLSHSWPKVEAIRTKAITSSQRQLIFGPYVSAEACHTLLEVISQWFPLRTCSDREFALRKRPCILYDMKRCLAPCVGYCTPEEYQGTLDKAILFLKGKIEEVVKDLEKVIQKASDNLEFEQAANYYRTLSLIKQAMAKQQVEKFHFQNIDALGLYRHKQRTILTLLTVRSGKLLGARHFSFFENAQEDQDLLSSFILQYYVSQPYIPKEILTPLPLEFPTLSYVLNAESPPRLRSPKTGYGKELLDLAYRNAKAYAATTLPSSTLPYQDFQNILRMSQYPYRIECYDNAHMQGAHATGVYIVFENNGFDPKQYRTFSIDSEKTQNDLALLEEVLLRRFHSLTTALPDMIVVDGGKTHYNKTKKIIQTLNLTGIQVVTIAKEKSNHSRGLNKEKIFCETFPEGFSLPPTSNLLQFFQILRDEAHRFAISKHRKKRGKALFEQEKIPGIGEVKRKRLLQKFKSWKQVMLSSQEELEAIPGLTKKDIAVLLARQKDFNKSD, from the coding sequence ATGCGCATTGAGGATTTTTCTCTCAAACTCATTCCTTCCTCTCCTGGAGTCTACCTGATGAAGGATGTCCATGATCAAGTCCTCTACATTGGCAAGGCTAAAAATCTCAAAAATCGCTTAGCATCCTATTTTCATGAGAAAGGGGACTCTCGAGAACGCATCCCTTTTCTCATGAAAAAGACCGCGTCTATTGAAACTATTGTTGTGTCGAATGAAACTGAGGCCCTCCTTTTAGAAAACAATTTGATAAAGCAGCACCATCCTAAATACAATGTGTTGCTCAAAGATGATAAAACCTTTTTCTGCCTTGCGATTTCCCTGTCACATTCGTGGCCCAAAGTGGAAGCTATCCGCACGAAGGCGATAACCTCTTCACAACGACAATTGATTTTTGGCCCTTATGTAAGTGCTGAAGCCTGCCACACTCTCTTAGAGGTTATCAGCCAATGGTTTCCTCTGAGGACTTGTTCAGATCGAGAGTTTGCCTTAAGGAAACGCCCTTGCATTCTTTATGACATGAAGCGCTGTCTTGCTCCTTGTGTCGGCTATTGCACTCCTGAAGAATATCAAGGAACCTTAGACAAGGCGATCCTCTTTCTTAAAGGAAAGATCGAAGAAGTGGTCAAGGACTTAGAAAAAGTGATTCAAAAGGCTTCCGATAACTTAGAATTTGAGCAAGCTGCGAATTACTACCGCACGTTGTCCCTAATTAAGCAAGCTATGGCAAAGCAACAGGTGGAAAAATTTCATTTTCAAAATATTGATGCTCTTGGTCTTTACAGACATAAACAACGCACCATCCTCACGCTACTTACTGTCCGCTCAGGGAAGCTTCTTGGGGCACGCCATTTCTCTTTCTTTGAGAATGCTCAAGAAGATCAAGACTTGCTCTCCTCTTTTATTTTGCAATATTATGTTAGCCAACCCTACATTCCTAAAGAAATTCTGACACCTCTTCCCCTAGAATTTCCTACTCTCTCCTACGTATTGAATGCGGAGTCTCCTCCCCGCCTACGTTCTCCAAAAACAGGATATGGAAAAGAACTTCTTGATCTAGCCTATCGCAATGCCAAGGCGTATGCAGCAACTACACTTCCTTCATCAACGCTCCCCTACCAAGACTTTCAAAATATACTGCGGATGTCACAATATCCGTATCGGATAGAATGCTACGATAATGCTCATATGCAAGGTGCTCACGCTACTGGAGTGTACATTGTATTTGAAAATAATGGGTTCGATCCCAAGCAATATCGTACGTTTTCCATAGATTCTGAAAAGACTCAGAATGACTTGGCTCTATTAGAAGAAGTGCTCTTACGAAGGTTTCATTCACTGACCACAGCTCTTCCTGATATGATTGTGGTTGATGGGGGGAAAACGCACTATAACAAGACAAAAAAAATAATCCAAACTCTCAATCTTACAGGAATTCAGGTTGTTACTATCGCAAAAGAAAAAAGTAATCATAGTCGAGGGTTAAATAAGGAGAAGATTTTCTGCGAGACGTTCCCAGAGGGTTTTTCTCTTCCCCCGACTTCTAATTTATTACAATTTTTTCAGATCCTTCGTGATGAGGCACATCGCTTTGCGATTAGTAAGCACAGGAAAAAAAGAGGAAAGGCTTTATTTGAACAGGAAAAAATCCCTGGAATCGGAGAGGTAAAGCGAAAACGATTGTTGCAGAAATTTAAAAGTTGGAAACAGGTAATGCTTAGCTCCCAGGAAGAGCTGGAAGCTATTCCTGGGCTAACTAAGAAAGATATTGCAGTGCTTCTTGCAAGGCAAAAAGACTTCAACAAATCTGATTAA